TTTCTCCATGATGAAATACAAAACTTTGGGAATGAGTCTCTGAAGCCagcaaagggagaagggaggcagatttcatGTTCATGGGTTAGACAGTAACACCTCAGGTCAAGTGGAGAAACTCAACTGGCTGAGCCAAAAGTAGTGTAGGAGTCTGGAAGGGATAACATCTTCCCTTGTCCTGTTATCCCGAATCTTTCTTATTCGCAGAATCTATACACTTAGATGCAGAGATGCCACTCTTGGTCATTggccaatgaaatcaaaagaagaaagaacagtgCCAAATTTAGCCAAATATTCATAATACAATTTTTTCTAGTAGCAAAAAAGGAGAAACACATTGGGTACTGTAAATCAGGGAGTGGCTCGACCAACCAAGGTAAATTAAAATACTGGAACATTATTGTGACATCCAATCAACATCCAAATGTGATATCCAATAAAACTTCAATATAATTCAAATGTTGAACATAAGCGtgctgggaagggaaggaaatttgaTCAAAATAACATTACTAATCTATTTAAAAGTGTTTCAACTGGAGGTATGTTCCTGTTCTGGAGAGCATTAAGAGGtcagagaggattcaaaatcCCCACTTTTtctcacctcagtttccccaactgtagaATGTAACATGTTCTACCTTTTTCTTTGCTATAGAGGGTactctgaaaagaaaattagatgATAAAGGTGATCAATTTCAAGTGCACAAGTACTAAGGGCATTTCTAAGGGTCCCCAGACCCAGTCACTGACCTTTGCCATTCTCTTTCCTCAGAAACATGGCCTCTTTCCCAAAGCTGATTCAAAACTTCCAGGAAGAGCTCATTTGCTCCATCTGCACGGACTACTTCAAAGACCCAATGTCCATTGAGTGTGGTCACAGTTTCTGCCATAGTTGCCTCTTCAGGAGCTGGCAAGAAGCCTCTACCCCTTTCTCCTGCCCAGAGTGCAGGAGTGTCTCCCAGGCAAGGAATTTCAGAGCCAATGCGCGTCTTGGGAAACTGGCAGCCATTGCCAAAACACTGAGACCTCATTGTTTGCAGAACCCTGGAGGCCATAGCAAGTGTGAGACACATCAGAAAGTGCATAAACTGTTCTGTGAGGATGACCAGAGCCCAATCTGTGTGTCCTGTTCTGAGTCCAAGGAGCATAAGGCTCACACACTCCGTTGCATAGATGAGGCTGCTGAGGACTACAGGGTAAGTAATGGATTCATCGCTCCATCCACAAGAACATTTTAAATTTGTACTACCATCTGCAGAGATCATCCCAGGAAGAGATGTGGTGTTTtcatgtgccaatcactgtgctctCAGTGCCCACAAGGTTGTTGTTGAATTGCACTGTGCTGTGTTCTCTGGCCTCAGCCTGAGCTTTTACTCATGCATTGAGATCAACAGGAAGTTTCCCTTGATGTTCCTCTAACATGGTTTGAAATGTCCAACCCTGTTGTGTTCAGGGAGGGCCTTAAGTCTTTTTACTAAATGGAGTCAGGTAATCTGAGATTGTTAGGGCCATCTTCATCTGGTAGGATAATAGCTAACACCTTCATCCTTCATGAACTAGAAAAGAGGGACAAGACAATGGAGCAGGGTTTCTCCTTTGCATTTGACACTTGAAAGTTACCTCCTCCTGGAGGTGGACAGGAAAAAGAAGACATTACCTTGTCAGACTAGCTTAGGCATAGAGCTGTACTTGCTCCCTTGTCTCACTCACAGGAACCTAGCATCACTCTCATGAGGCTTGACTGTGAGGCAGGAAGGTGAGGGGCTTCTTGGTCCTCTACTTTGCTCCTAGGGTTGATTCTCATCATGCCTGCTGCAACCAGCCTGCACACACTGAATTACTAAAGACATTTAGAAAAGAAGAACTGACAGTGTCATAGGGAGCCCAGAAGGTGCAAGGTGAACTAAGGAGAGACTAGCTTAATCCTGAGCTGCGTCATTCAGGAAGTCGGGAGCTCAAAGATCTATCTAACTTCCCTCTCAAAAAGACTGAGAGATGTTCTAGTCCAGTCATCTCTTTACTCTTTTGGGGAAACTGGGACGTAGTCAAGCCAAGTTACATCcacagagtcacacatctagccAGAAACAAAGGGGACATTAGAATATCTTACTCTGTCTTTTTACTAGAGAGATGGCTGTGGGCCGAAGTTATGTATGATTGTGTGTATAGGAATTAGGTCTTCCCCTGAGAAGCTAGGAACAGGATAAGTGGAGTGTGGAAACACATTCCAGTTGAATGGGAtgtcttttctttatttgtaaattagAGGGTcgaactagatagcctctaaaggacccttctagctctctttctctgttcttaTGATCCAAAGGGGAACAAAATGTGGTGATGAGAAAGCTCTTGTCCAGACTTGGTATGTGTAGGTAATGAAGTCTTTGAAATTTAAAGGAGTTCTTCTCACTGACCATGAGTCATCCCATTCCCACTTTGTGCTATTGATCTCAGAACCATCCTTTCTGAATACTTGGGACATCACACCATAGGCCACACGGGCCTGAAGCTCCTAGTTTTGTTCTTTTACTCATAGCTTTAAAAGTAAGAGcattatattttcattattaattgGTCTCCCAGCCATTCACACATGAATAGTTTTGAATATGTAGAACTGAAATGCTTCATGGATAAAACaatttgtgctttttaaaaaatgtatatttttataggAGAAACTCCAGGAAAGTATAGCAGATTTGCAGAGAAAAACTAAGGATGTTGAGCAACAGATGGCTAATGAGGAGTTGAAATTGACACTATTGGAGGcaagtatttatttctttatctctcaGCAATCAGCATACATATTCTGCTGTGCTCCCTCAAAGTATCCTAGATAGATACTGGCCTCCATtaaatgttacaaatgaggacactgatgGTCAGAGTGGCTAACTGTTTTGCCCAAAGACTCAGAGCTGGTAAGTGGCACAAGGTGAAGTCATGATGAGGCCTTCAGATTCCAAAACCAATTACCCCTTACACTACAGTTGGCTGAGGGCACCCTAGGAAGGGACATGGTGTTTTCAAGCAAAAGAAGGCAGGATTGTGCTTGGAGCATAAAGCTAAATATAATGGGAACATTGTAGAAAATGATCTCACTATCCATGCAGAATGTTGGccacaaaaatgaacaaaatcagAATCCAATTGTGAGGTAAAAAGCTTGTCACTCACCCATTGCCACTTAATCTTATGTCATTTCCTCTATCTCATCAGTCTCATCTATTTCATTACAGCAGGAGATAAAGACTCAAGAGGAATCTATTTCTTCTGAATTCCAGAAAGTACAAAGGTTCCTggatgaggagaaaaatgagtaTCTATCAATTGTGCAGAGGCAAGGAAAGGCCCATTTGAAAGgcctgaagaagagaataagGGGATTGTCCCTTCAAAATCAAAAATTAAGGAAGAGGATCAGGGAGTCCATGGAAGTGTGCAGGAAACCAGATGTGGATTTGCTTCAGGTAAGGCCATGGGAAATATGCTTAAGGAACATAAAAGGTAAGGCAGGAACTTACCAATGCCATCTATTTCTAAAAAACCATGAAGTAGAGTACAAAGGAAGAATGCTTTAATCTGCTTTAATCTTCCATCTCCAACTCTGATCCCTAAACTCCTAAAGAATTATTCCACAAGTTCAGAAAGCACAcagttttttaaatgatgcaattGAATAGATTCCTTTGTATTTGGTTTACATATattgtgtattttttcttttgtgcacACATAGCATACTAACAAATAGTTGTATGCTTATCACAATGCTAGATTTCAAAAACACATACCGCCTTCCTTGAAAATGGATTGTACATACATGAATTATGTGCAAATATATGATTTCCTGAACATCTTCAAagctttcctttcatttctattttcatgTTCTTTCTGAGACCTGCATTCCTCTAGCTGACATTAAGCACCTCACTGTCCTTTCCAGTCCTGGTGATACTTTCACTTACATTGTCACCCCTGTCTCTCCCCTCACAAGTTCATTACATGAGGCAAAATATTCCTTTCTGTCCATTGCCACTCAAGCAATCTGCCTCCTTCTGTGTagctcagtaacctctcctcctctgaggttcattccaattaaattacttCTGTAGCTTTGGAAGAGATTGtaggaattatgaccaatgggaagATCAtggcaataatccaggcaagtgGTGGAGAGGGCCTGAGTTAAGGTGATAgctgtgtgagaggagagaagggggaatatatGTGAGACACGTTGCAGCCCCAGAAGCTCCAAGATTCTTCCCTACTCTGTGGGTTTCACTGAGGCAATGAAAAGGTGGTCCATTCCAAAGTCTATTTTCCTACCTTAAATACGCCATTGTCCTAAtcatatatcattttttttatctcttcaggACATGAAAGCAATGTTGAAGAGGTAAGTTTCTATTCTTACTTCATTTGGAAAGCTCTAAACAAATTGGGGGCCAATGGGCCTTGACTGACTAAAGGAGTGAAGACTGTGCCAAGATTCTTATGATTATTGGAGACCTAAACCTGGTGTTTGTTTTCTATAGGAATGATTCTGTGATCcgcaaagaagtagaaatgttTCACATAAACACAATTGTTTGTTCCATCCCTGGAATTctagaaatgcttttaaaatttaaaggtgagtgaaaagaagtgaaaagatctATAACAAAGAGGCAGCACATCTCCAAATCTTGACCAATTTTCCTTTGGGCCAGAACCAATTTGGCCTTCACAGAAACTCAGAATCTAGGAGCTAGAAAGAACTTGGCCATCTAGTTTACCTTTGCCTGAACAGTGATTCTCTTTgcaaaacatttaataagtagtCATCCAGACTTTGCTTGAAATCATTTGGTGAAGAGGAGCCTGATAATTCTAAACACAtaagtttctcttttttaaattggtTTTATCACCAAGAAGGTTTTTCTCAAATCAAATATAAATACTTTTTATAATTTCTAGTCAATTTTCCTTGATCTAGCATCAGAGGCACAGCAGAGAAATTTAATGTTTCTTTCACATCAAAACCATTCAAGTACTTCATGACAGCCGCCATGCAACTCCTTAAGTTATCTCTTCTGCATAATACACAAGTCCAGTCCCTTCAAATCATGTCCAAATGATGACAACTCAAGTTTAGGGAGATGTTTCAGGACATGTTTCAGAACTCTTTCAGGAATGTTAAGGTTGAGATGCCAGTGATGCCCATGGGAAGGTTTGTCCTGGGAGTAGCTGAACAGGCAGATGTAAATCTCAGATGTACTAGAAAAATA
This Trichosurus vulpecula isolate mTriVul1 chromosome 2, mTriVul1.pri, whole genome shotgun sequence DNA region includes the following protein-coding sequences:
- the LOC118835938 gene encoding probable E3 ubiquitin-protein ligase TRIML1, producing the protein MASFPKLIQNFQEELICSICTDYFKDPMSIECGHSFCHSCLFRSWQEASTPFSCPECRSVSQARNFRANARLGKLAAIAKTLRPHCLQNPGGHSKCETHQKVHKLFCEDDQSPICVSCSESKEHKAHTLRCIDEAAEDYREKLQESIADLQRKTKDVEQQMANEELKLTLLEQEIKTQEESISSEFQKVQRFLDEEKNEYLSIVQRQGKAHLKGLKKRIRGLSLQNQKLRKRIRESMEVCRKPDVDLLQSLQDMKAMLKRNDSVIRKEVEMFHINTIVCSIPGILEMLLKFKVDITLDCDTAHPGLIISEDLKSVRYGGAQAEVPNNTRRFSDFAQVLGTQSFISSRYYWAVEVPDNTGWCVGISNGPPTPEVFFVLMAIQSHSGCHLYAIGKHDLSSVPHVKCCQNCVSNLMVGIFLDYEHGEVSFYNVRERSLIFAFPMTSFSRPLQPIFCLSKKVLPNDCSLMICP